From one Neovison vison isolate M4711 chromosome 1, ASM_NN_V1, whole genome shotgun sequence genomic stretch:
- the CLK4 gene encoding dual specificity protein kinase CLK4 isoform X4, which translates to MDGMHVAVKIVKNVGRYREAARSEIQVLEHLNSTDPNSVFRCVQMLEWFDHHGHVCIVFELLGLSTYDFIKENSFLPFQIDHIRQMAYQICQSINFLHHNKLTHTDLKPENILFVKSDYVVKYNSKMKRDERTLKNTDIKVVDFGSATYDDEHHSTLVSTRHYRAPEVILALGWSQPCDVWSIGCILIEYYLGFTVFQTHDSKEHLAMMERILGPIPTHMIQKTRKRKYFHHNQLDWDEHSSAGRYVRRRCKPLKEFMLSHDEEHEKLFDLVRRMLEYDPVKRITLDEALQHPFFDLLNKK; encoded by the exons at ggatGGCATGCATGTAGCAGTGAAAATTGTAAAAAATGTAGGTCGATACCGTGAAGCAGCTCGTTCAGAAATACAAGTATTGGAGCATTTAAATAGTACTGATCCCAATAGTGTCTT CCGATGTGTCCAGATGCTAGAATGGTTTGATCATCATGGTCATGTTTGTATTGTGTTTGAACTACTGGGACTTAGTACCTAtgatttcattaaagaaaatagcTTTCTACCATTTCAAATTGACCACATCAGGCAGATGGCATATCAGATCTGCCAGTCTATAAATT TTTTGCATCATAATAAGTTAACCCATAcagatctgaagcctgaaaatattttatttgtgaagTCTGACTATGTAGTCAAATATAATTCTAAAATG AAACGTGATGAACGCACATTGAAAAACACGGATATCAAAGTTGTTGACTTTGGAAGTGCAACGTATGATGATGAACATCATAGTACTTTGGTATCTACACGGCATTACAGAGCTCCAGAGGTCATTCTGG cttTAGGTTGGTCCCAGCCTTGTGATGTTTGGAGCATAGGTTGCATTCTTATTGAATATTACCTTGGTTTCACAGTCTTTCAg ACTCATGATAGTAAAGAGCACCTCGCAATGATGGAACGAATACTAGGACCCATACCAACACACATGATTCAGAAAACAAG AAAACGCAAGTATTTCCACCATAACCAGCTGGACTGGGATGAACACAGTTCCGCTGGCCGATATGTTAGGAGACGCTGCAAACCattaaag GAATTTATGCTCTCTCATGATGAAGAACATGAGAAACTATTTGACCTGGTACGAAGAATGTTAGAATACGACCCAGTGAAAAGAATCACCTTGGATGAAGCCTTGCAGCatcctttctttgacttattaaacaagaaatga